In the Lysinibacillus sp. PLM2 genome, one interval contains:
- the cheA gene encoding chemotaxis protein CheA, translating into MEMNQYLEMFIEESKEHLQSCSDNLLELEKNPEDIAIVNEIFRSAHTLKGMSATMGYEDLADLTHKMENVLDAIRNHKISVNSEILDVVFESVDHLEAMIMDVANGGDGKRDVKVTVEKLKAIESGQPIEAIQAKEEVAITVTEATTLPKLQYDDYEKTVLQQSSEQEINAFEIAVSLREDCLLKAARVFMVFDILEKSGDVIKSVPSVDQLEEEKFDQQFQVALLTKESAEEIQKKIMKVSEVDSVTVTKLSQELFAASANEITHDESTNVGVADTPVVIENNPKPESSNQTKTPSNSSKTNQHTTSKTIRVSIERLDILMNLFEELVIDRGRLQSISTEVNHGELNETVERMSRTMGDLQNIVLTMRMVPVDTVFNRFPKMVRSLSRDLHKKINLEIIGAETELDRTVIDEIGDPLVHLIRNSLDHGIESPEVRRAKGKPEEGTVVLRAYHSGNYVFIEIEDDGAGINKEKVLQKAISRGIVTKESANSLTDKQINELILASGFSTAEVISDISGRGVGLDVVKTTIESLGGSISIESTQDVGSIFSIQLPLTLSIISVMLVEIEQEIYAIPLSSIIETSIIKKSDILNAHNQKVIDFRGKVVPLVYLEEVFEVPRENAIDDEYQSVVIVRKGEKLAGLVVDSFIGQQEIVLKSLGNYLTNIFAISGATILGNGKVALIVDCNALMK; encoded by the coding sequence ATGGAAATGAATCAATATTTAGAAATGTTCATTGAAGAAAGTAAAGAACATTTACAGTCTTGTAGTGATAATTTATTAGAGTTAGAGAAGAATCCAGAAGATATCGCAATTGTAAATGAAATTTTTCGCTCCGCCCATACATTAAAAGGTATGTCTGCAACAATGGGTTATGAGGATCTAGCGGATTTAACACATAAAATGGAAAATGTTTTAGATGCAATTCGAAACCATAAAATAAGTGTTAATTCTGAAATTCTAGACGTAGTATTTGAGTCGGTTGATCATCTAGAAGCGATGATTATGGACGTTGCTAATGGTGGTGACGGGAAACGTGATGTAAAAGTCACTGTTGAGAAATTGAAGGCAATCGAAAGTGGACAGCCTATTGAAGCGATTCAAGCAAAGGAAGAGGTTGCTATAACTGTAACGGAAGCAACGACGCTCCCTAAATTACAATATGATGATTATGAAAAAACGGTATTGCAACAATCGTCTGAACAAGAAATTAATGCATTTGAGATTGCAGTTTCTTTAAGAGAAGACTGTTTACTAAAGGCAGCCCGTGTATTTATGGTCTTTGATATTTTAGAAAAAAGCGGAGATGTTATTAAATCTGTTCCATCGGTTGATCAACTTGAAGAGGAAAAATTTGACCAACAATTTCAAGTTGCTTTATTGACGAAAGAAAGTGCTGAAGAAATCCAAAAGAAAATAATGAAAGTTTCAGAGGTTGATAGCGTTACTGTAACGAAACTATCACAGGAGCTTTTTGCCGCTTCAGCAAATGAAATAACGCATGATGAGTCAACAAATGTAGGGGTAGCAGATACACCTGTAGTGATTGAAAATAATCCAAAACCTGAATCAAGTAATCAAACAAAAACACCTTCTAATAGCTCTAAAACAAACCAACATACAACAAGTAAAACAATTCGTGTGAGTATCGAAAGATTGGATATTTTAATGAACCTATTTGAAGAGTTGGTGATTGATAGAGGTCGTTTACAATCTATTTCAACTGAAGTAAATCATGGTGAATTGAATGAAACAGTTGAACGTATGAGTCGTACAATGGGTGACTTACAAAACATTGTTCTTACGATGCGCATGGTACCAGTGGATACTGTATTTAATCGTTTCCCTAAGATGGTTCGTTCATTATCACGTGATCTTCATAAAAAAATTAATTTAGAAATCATTGGTGCAGAAACTGAACTTGATCGTACAGTAATTGATGAAATCGGAGACCCGTTAGTCCATTTAATTCGAAATTCTTTAGATCATGGTATTGAAAGCCCAGAAGTACGTCGTGCTAAAGGAAAACCTGAAGAAGGAACGGTAGTATTACGCGCTTACCATAGTGGTAACTATGTATTTATTGAAATTGAAGATGATGGCGCTGGGATCAATAAAGAAAAAGTTCTCCAAAAAGCTATTTCAAGAGGAATTGTTACAAAAGAAAGTGCAAACTCATTAACAGATAAACAAATTAATGAATTAATATTAGCTTCTGGTTTCTCAACAGCAGAAGTAATTTCTGATATTTCTGGTCGTGGAGTTGGACTTGACGTTGTAAAAACGACAATTGAATCATTAGGCGGTAGTATTTCTATTGAATCGACTCAAGACGTTGGTTCTATATTCTCAATACAATTGCCATTAACGTTATCGATTATTTCAGTAATGCTAGTTGAAATAGAACAAGAGATTTATGCAATTCCTCTTTCTTCAATAATTGAAACTTCAATTATTAAAAAATCTGATATTCTTAATGCACATAATCAAAAAGTGATTGATTTCAGAGGGAAGGTTGTACCTCTTGTTTATCTTGAAGAAGTATTTGAAGTACCTAGAGAAAATGCGATTGATGATGAATATCAATCAGTTGTAATTGTTCGTAAAGGAGAAAAGCTTGCAGGGTTAGTAGTGGATTCATTTATTGGCCAACAAGAAATCGTTTTAAAATCCTTAGGTAACTACTTAACAAATATTTTTGCTATTTCAGGAGCTACGATTTTAGGAAACGGTAAAGTAGCCTTAATCGTAGACTGTAACGCATTAATGAAATAA
- the cheW-2 gene encoding chemotaxis protein CheW, with the protein MTSLVDQEYIKVIIFKLADKEYAIPVSDVQGIEKLMHITRVPKAEKYVKGVINLRGVVTPIIDLRERFDLPASGYVDSTRIIIVTLDSMEVGFVVDSANDVIDIPLSAIEHQPDVVGSIEVDFISGVAKIENRLLILLQLDKVLNLER; encoded by the coding sequence ATGACGAGTTTAGTTGATCAAGAATATATAAAAGTGATAATTTTCAAATTAGCCGATAAAGAATATGCGATACCTGTCTCGGATGTTCAAGGCATTGAGAAACTAATGCATATAACGCGAGTACCAAAGGCTGAAAAATATGTAAAAGGTGTTATCAATCTTCGAGGAGTTGTAACGCCAATTATTGATTTACGTGAACGATTTGACCTACCTGCTTCCGGCTATGTTGACTCAACTCGAATTATTATCGTGACACTTGATAGTATGGAAGTTGGTTTCGTTGTTGACTCAGCAAATGATGTAATTGATATCCCATTAAGTGCAATTGAACATCAGCCTGATGTAGTCGGTTCGATTGAAGTAGATTTTATTTCTGGAGTTGCAAAAATCGAAAATCGCTTACTAATTCTACTACAATTAGATAAAGTACTGAATCTAGAAAGATAG
- the cheC gene encoding CheY-P phosphatase CheC, whose translation MSKITSIHLDVLKEIGNIGAAHAATALSDLLGKKIDMRVPKVEMVNFNDMMDLAGGPETVVVGIFLRIEGDAEGSMFFILPIEQANRFIKRLINDDSFDFHGNPVSELGLSAMQELGNILSGSYLSALSDFTGLKIYPTVPGLSVDMFGAIISIGLIEISQVSDNVIVINTSIFEDENEDSEEVRGHFFLLPDPESFKAIFKALGIA comes from the coding sequence ATGAGTAAAATAACTTCTATTCATTTAGATGTTCTCAAGGAAATTGGAAATATTGGAGCCGCTCATGCAGCTACCGCACTTTCTGATTTACTCGGGAAAAAAATTGATATGAGAGTCCCAAAAGTTGAGATGGTCAATTTTAACGATATGATGGATCTAGCAGGTGGACCAGAGACAGTAGTAGTTGGCATTTTTCTTCGAATTGAAGGTGATGCAGAAGGAAGTATGTTTTTCATTTTACCAATCGAGCAAGCGAATCGCTTTATTAAAAGATTAATAAATGATGATAGCTTCGACTTCCATGGAAACCCTGTTTCTGAGCTCGGATTATCTGCCATGCAAGAGTTGGGAAATATATTATCAGGATCTTATTTATCCGCTTTATCAGACTTTACTGGTTTGAAGATATATCCAACAGTACCAGGGCTTTCTGTTGATATGTTTGGGGCAATTATTAGCATCGGTTTAATTGAAATATCACAAGTAAGCGACAATGTCATTGTTATAAATACATCCATTTTTGAAGACGAGAATGAAGACTCCGAAGAAGTTCGTGGGCATTTCTTTTTATTACCTGATCCTGAATCATTTAAAGCTATATTTAAAGCTTTAGGTATAGCTTAA
- the cheD gene encoding chemoreceptor glutamine deamidase CheD, with protein MNLTNQVVKVGIAQMDVVKEPYTIRTSGLGSCVGVVLYDESKKIAGLVHIMLPDSSLGKTDIVNEAKFADTGIKGLIDMLKLEGVQPFRLKAKIAGGAQMFRFTTDKDSMRIGPRNVEAVKKELKKFGIPIVAEDTGGNSGRTIEFNPTTCMLNIRTVNQGVNEI; from the coding sequence ATGAACCTTACAAACCAAGTAGTTAAAGTTGGAATTGCCCAAATGGATGTAGTAAAAGAACCTTATACAATTAGAACTTCTGGACTTGGTTCATGTGTAGGAGTTGTATTATACGATGAATCAAAGAAAATAGCAGGACTAGTTCATATAATGTTACCAGATTCAAGCTTAGGGAAGACAGATATTGTAAATGAAGCTAAATTTGCAGATACAGGTATAAAAGGTTTAATTGACATGTTAAAGCTAGAAGGAGTTCAACCATTTCGCTTGAAAGCAAAAATTGCAGGAGGGGCCCAAATGTTTCGATTTACAACCGATAAAGATTCGATGAGAATAGGGCCACGAAATGTTGAAGCTGTAAAAAAAGAGTTGAAAAAATTTGGTATCCCAATTGTTGCAGAAGATACTGGAGGAAACAGTGGGAGAACGATAGAATTTAACCCGACTACATGTATGCTAAATATACGTACAGTTAATCAAGGAGTGAATGAAATATGA
- the sigD gene encoding RNA polymerase sigma-D factor, whose translation MGQPTYDEQKIWNSWIQNRDPQAGDILIKKYKSLVSYHVQRISSGLPKNVSKDELTSLGMMGLFDALNKFDINRDLKFDTYASFRVRGAIIDGLRKEDWLPRSARDKAKKMEAQIEKLEQQLMRHVTPEEVAEHMEVPVDEIYQTVQEYFFSNVLSINEQQDQDDAEGKEFVIRDEHTKTPEQSAIFSELLDDLEKNIRNLNEKEQLVLSLFYTEEMTLTEIGEFLNLSTSRISQIHSKALFKLRNLLNSEMINV comes from the coding sequence ATGGGACAACCAACTTATGATGAACAAAAAATTTGGAATAGCTGGATTCAAAATCGTGATCCGCAAGCAGGTGATATTTTAATAAAAAAATATAAATCACTCGTTTCCTATCATGTGCAAAGAATTAGTTCAGGATTACCTAAAAATGTTTCAAAGGATGAGCTTACTAGTTTAGGGATGATGGGGCTATTTGATGCACTTAATAAATTTGACATAAATAGAGATTTGAAATTTGATACATATGCATCTTTTCGAGTAAGAGGTGCCATTATAGATGGTTTAAGAAAAGAAGATTGGCTACCACGTTCTGCTAGAGATAAAGCAAAAAAAATGGAAGCACAAATAGAAAAATTAGAACAGCAGCTTATGCGGCATGTAACACCAGAAGAAGTAGCTGAGCATATGGAAGTTCCAGTAGATGAAATATATCAAACTGTACAAGAATACTTTTTCTCTAATGTCCTATCTATTAATGAACAACAGGATCAAGATGATGCAGAAGGTAAAGAGTTTGTTATAAGAGATGAACATACTAAAACTCCAGAGCAAAGTGCTATTTTTTCAGAACTATTAGATGACTTAGAAAAAAATATTAGAAATTTAAATGAGAAAGAACAACTTGTTTTAAGTTTGTTTTATACAGAAGAAATGACGCTAACTGAAATTGGAGAATTTCTAAATTTATCAACATCACGCATATCACAAATTCATTCAAAAGCATTATTTAAGCTAAGGAATTTGTTAAATTCGGAAATGATAAATGTGTAA